The proteins below come from a single Treponema phagedenis genomic window:
- a CDS encoding electron transport complex protein RnfA: protein MSGIDISDLFKIFVSAILVKNVVFMRFLALCSFIGMTSDLKKSTGMGWAVLFVTVLATAATYPLYLYVLAPYDLGFLKTLIFILVIASLVQLVEFYLKKSAPALYTAMGVYLPLITTNCAILAVTLDVIAEDYSFLQSMVYSIGCALGYVLAMVVFAGLRERIDVAPVPKYLRGTPILFVTAALISMAFGGFAGII, encoded by the coding sequence ATGAGTGGAATTGATATAAGCGATTTGTTTAAAATATTTGTTTCCGCAATTTTAGTAAAGAATGTTGTCTTTATGAGATTCTTGGCTCTTTGCTCTTTTATCGGAATGACATCCGATTTAAAAAAATCAACCGGTATGGGATGGGCTGTTCTTTTTGTAACGGTATTAGCGACCGCCGCAACCTATCCGTTATATCTATATGTTTTGGCTCCGTACGATCTTGGATTTTTAAAAACACTGATTTTTATTTTGGTTATTGCGAGTTTGGTTCAGCTTGTAGAGTTTTATCTGAAAAAATCCGCCCCCGCCTTATACACGGCAATGGGTGTGTATTTACCCTTAATTACCACAAACTGTGCAATCTTAGCGGTAACCCTCGACGTTATTGCCGAAGATTATAGCTTTCTGCAATCTATGGTATATTCAATCGGCTGTGCCCTTGGATATGTTTTGGCGATGGTAGTATTTGCCGGGTTGCGTGAACGAATCGATGTAGCTCCCGTTCCTAAATACTTACGCGGGACGCCGATTCTTTTTGTTACCGCTGCATTAATTTCCATGGCATTCGGCGGCTTTGCCGGAATTATTTAA
- the rsxE gene encoding electron transport complex subunit RsxE, which translates to MNNYMKIFTNGLLKENPLLILMIGLCSGMAITTTTVNGLGMGLAMTFVIVMSEGIISLFRKLIPNDIRIPVFIIVIAAFTTIVDLSMQAFTPELSASMGVFIPLIVVNCIIMGRVESFSSKESVGKSVIDALGMGIGYTWVLVAISFIRELLGAGAILGHVLYSDRYFMKFFSNPPGGFFVFAVLISATYGFNDLVAYMKKKKIENALQLQAAERQAAAATEQTGSVQTPAAQEEKPVSENSEKTGGKNNEQSEKTTNGGTEE; encoded by the coding sequence ATGAATAATTATATGAAGATTTTTACAAACGGATTATTAAAAGAAAATCCGCTGCTTATATTGATGATTGGTTTATGCTCGGGTATGGCAATTACCACCACAACCGTTAACGGCTTGGGAATGGGGTTGGCAATGACCTTTGTTATTGTAATGAGTGAGGGAATTATCAGTTTATTTAGAAAACTTATCCCGAACGATATTCGAATTCCGGTATTTATTATCGTTATTGCGGCTTTTACAACGATTGTTGACCTTTCCATGCAGGCATTTACCCCTGAGCTTTCAGCTTCAATGGGCGTTTTTATTCCGCTTATTGTTGTAAACTGTATTATTATGGGACGAGTCGAATCCTTTTCTTCTAAAGAAAGCGTCGGAAAATCCGTTATTGATGCTCTCGGCATGGGTATTGGATATACCTGGGTCTTAGTTGCTATTTCTTTTATTCGAGAACTGCTCGGTGCGGGGGCTATTCTTGGACATGTATTGTACAGTGATCGATATTTTATGAAATTCTTTTCCAACCCTCCCGGAGGCTTTTTTGTATTTGCCGTTTTAATCTCCGCAACTTACGGGTTTAATGACCTTGTTGCATATATGAAGAAGAAAAAGATAGAAAATGCTTTACAATTACAAGCTGCGGAACGGCAAGCTGCGGCAGCCACGGAGCAAACCGGCTCTGTTCAAACTCCCGCTGCTCAAGAAGAAAAACCGGTATCTGAAAACAGTGAAAAAACCGGTGGCAAAAACAATGAACAATCCGAAAAAACAACGAATGGAGGTACGGAAGAATGA
- a CDS encoding RnfABCDGE type electron transport complex subunit B: MHSLVLTLVVSLALSLLLGFALGFFKKLFFVEVDEKVAQIRDALPGANCGACGFPGCDGFAEAVATGEAPVNGCKVGAAPVTEKIAAILGTGGTAESEVCVLLCQGSHDVCKDKASYNGIQTCTAVKISINGLKNCDWGCIGFGDCERACPFDAIHIKEDGLPHVDYDKCTGCGICVAECPQQILRTVPTTRTGALALCSCRNPKKAQIMKNCKRGCIKCMKCERNCPKGAIKVINGIPVTDYTLCDSCGLCVSGCPTKVLVLLENKLVFTGCPAHTATA; encoded by the coding sequence ATGCATTCATTAGTATTAACACTTGTCGTCTCCCTTGCGCTGTCGCTCCTTTTAGGCTTTGCGCTTGGCTTTTTTAAAAAATTGTTTTTTGTTGAGGTTGATGAAAAAGTTGCACAAATCAGAGATGCGCTTCCGGGGGCAAACTGCGGTGCTTGCGGATTTCCCGGCTGTGACGGATTTGCCGAAGCGGTTGCTACGGGAGAAGCTCCGGTAAACGGTTGTAAAGTCGGTGCAGCTCCCGTAACCGAGAAAATCGCTGCAATTCTCGGCACAGGCGGAACTGCGGAATCTGAAGTTTGTGTGCTTTTATGCCAAGGTTCACACGATGTTTGTAAGGATAAAGCTTCTTATAACGGTATACAAACCTGTACAGCAGTTAAAATTTCGATCAACGGTTTAAAAAACTGTGATTGGGGATGTATCGGTTTTGGCGATTGCGAGCGTGCTTGTCCTTTTGATGCAATTCATATAAAAGAAGACGGATTGCCTCATGTTGATTATGATAAGTGTACCGGTTGTGGAATTTGTGTAGCGGAATGTCCGCAGCAGATACTGCGTACCGTACCGACAACGAGAACGGGTGCCCTTGCGCTTTGCAGCTGCCGTAATCCAAAAAAAGCACAAATAATGAAGAATTGTAAGCGCGGTTGCATTAAGTGTATGAAGTGCGAGCGAAACTGTCCAAAAGGTGCTATTAAAGTGATAAACGGAATACCCGTTACCGACTACACCTTATGCGATTCTTGCGGCCTGTGCGTTTCCGGCTGTCCGACAAAAGTTCTGGTACTGCTTGAAAATAAACTTGTATTTACCGGTTGCCCCGCGCATACGGCAACAGCATAA
- a CDS encoding RnfABCDGE type electron transport complex subunit D: protein MAESDKNEIFLSPAPHIVNPVTTQKLMMYMLLALVPQVAFSVYIYSMMAFSRICLSVLTTVATEAIYRRVFYRDSRVSDLSAVVTGTLLGLVIPPTLPIIYIILGGVFAIIVGKEFFGGLGANPFNPALLGRAFMFVSFLKPMTSWISTKNWRWDIVGSATTQNNMLAACSSATPLGFLKPGGEHGLLTATQLAEKLGYSSANDLYLHMFIGDRSGCVGESSILLILLSAVFLIVMKVIDWRTPVSMIVTTVVISFLAGVDPLLSLMSGGLVFGAVFMATDYATTPVTPLGRIGFGMGCGIITALIRLFAGIPEGVMYSILIMNAFVPFLDRLIPKKYGFVKKPRDSKKGESK, encoded by the coding sequence ATGGCTGAATCAGATAAGAATGAAATTTTTCTTTCACCTGCACCTCATATTGTAAATCCGGTTACAACGCAAAAGCTCATGATGTATATGCTGCTTGCTTTGGTTCCTCAAGTGGCTTTTAGTGTATACATTTATTCAATGATGGCTTTTTCAAGAATATGTTTAAGTGTGCTTACTACGGTTGCCACGGAAGCTATTTATCGTCGCGTATTTTATCGGGATTCGCGCGTGTCTGATCTTTCCGCAGTAGTAACGGGAACCTTGCTCGGTTTAGTCATACCGCCGACACTACCAATCATTTACATTATTTTAGGTGGAGTCTTTGCGATAATCGTTGGAAAAGAGTTTTTCGGCGGGCTGGGGGCGAATCCTTTTAACCCCGCACTGCTCGGGCGTGCTTTTATGTTTGTCAGCTTTTTAAAACCGATGACCTCATGGATTTCCACTAAAAATTGGCGATGGGATATTGTCGGTTCTGCAACCACACAAAACAATATGCTGGCAGCTTGCAGCTCGGCAACTCCTCTTGGGTTTTTAAAACCGGGAGGTGAGCATGGCTTGCTTACAGCGACACAACTTGCGGAAAAACTCGGGTACTCTTCTGCAAACGACCTTTATCTGCACATGTTTATCGGCGATCGATCCGGTTGTGTAGGAGAATCAAGTATCCTGCTTATTCTTCTTTCCGCGGTTTTTTTGATCGTAATGAAAGTAATCGATTGGCGGACTCCTGTTTCAATGATTGTAACTACGGTAGTCATCAGTTTTCTTGCCGGTGTTGACCCCTTACTCAGTCTCATGTCGGGAGGATTGGTTTTTGGCGCTGTTTTCATGGCAACGGATTATGCTACCACGCCGGTTACACCTTTGGGACGCATTGGGTTTGGTATGGGCTGCGGCATTATTACCGCACTTATCAGACTCTTTGCCGGAATCCCTGAAGGCGTCATGTACAGTATTCTTATCATGAATGCCTTTGTACCTTTCCTGGATAGGCTAATCCCGAAAAAATACGGATTTGTGAAAAAGCCGCGGGATTCAAAAAAAGGAGAAAGCAAATGA
- the rsxC gene encoding electron transport complex subunit RsxC has protein sequence MSIKSFKGGVHPPEKKDVPASDAFVQVFPSTKTVWIPVSQSAVPNNPIVKVGDSVARGQKIAESEHKMSVPVHSSVSGTVKKIENHLVLGNTEMPCIMIQIDEENREEFLPPLDPFSCTKEEAIARIRDCGICGMGGAAFPTHIKLSPPPNTKIEYVLANGAECEPYLTTDAATMYHSADDIVDGLSIVMHILSASKGIIVLEDNKTDLVPFLEKALAKLKDRPDTSGSFDISIQLCKTKYPQGGEKNLVEVATGRQIPSGGLPFSIGCAIQNVGTLKAVSEAFRLGKPLIDRPFTVSGDACKKPFNGVAPIGTCVGDLIPEPIELDTGIIKIISGGPMMGMSMKNADFPIQKNTSGILFLTEKEASLDQESPCIRCGRCIGVCSCRLTPVLMVGALKAHNYDMAVRCGLLDCVECGTCSYICPARVQLVQWIKIGKRAVIAERKKQKEKEEAKKRKEAKMQVATAESTEGAK, from the coding sequence ATGAGTATCAAATCATTTAAGGGGGGAGTCCATCCTCCTGAAAAAAAGGACGTGCCCGCCTCGGATGCTTTTGTGCAGGTTTTTCCTTCTACCAAAACAGTATGGATCCCTGTCAGTCAGTCTGCCGTACCGAATAATCCGATTGTAAAGGTCGGAGATTCTGTTGCGCGCGGTCAAAAAATAGCCGAATCCGAGCATAAGATGTCGGTTCCCGTTCATTCTTCAGTGTCCGGAACAGTAAAAAAGATCGAAAATCATCTTGTTCTTGGAAATACTGAGATGCCTTGTATTATGATTCAAATAGATGAAGAAAATCGGGAAGAATTTTTGCCTCCGCTTGATCCCTTCTCCTGCACAAAGGAAGAAGCTATCGCTCGTATAAGAGATTGCGGTATTTGCGGCATGGGGGGAGCGGCATTTCCTACTCATATAAAACTGTCTCCTCCGCCCAATACAAAGATTGAGTATGTGTTGGCAAACGGGGCGGAATGTGAGCCCTATCTTACAACCGATGCAGCAACAATGTATCACAGTGCTGATGATATTGTTGACGGACTTTCCATTGTTATGCATATTTTGAGTGCTTCAAAGGGGATCATTGTTTTGGAAGATAACAAGACAGACCTTGTTCCCTTTTTGGAAAAAGCACTTGCAAAACTAAAAGATCGTCCGGACACATCCGGTTCTTTCGATATATCTATTCAATTATGTAAAACAAAATATCCTCAAGGTGGTGAAAAAAACTTGGTGGAAGTAGCTACCGGCAGGCAGATTCCTTCCGGAGGTTTGCCGTTTTCTATCGGTTGTGCGATACAGAATGTTGGTACATTAAAAGCTGTTTCCGAAGCTTTCAGGTTGGGTAAGCCGCTTATTGATAGACCTTTTACAGTCAGCGGCGATGCCTGCAAAAAACCATTTAACGGAGTAGCTCCGATCGGTACTTGCGTTGGGGATCTTATTCCGGAGCCGATTGAGCTTGATACCGGTATCATTAAGATTATTTCAGGCGGTCCGATGATGGGAATGTCTATGAAGAATGCGGATTTTCCTATTCAAAAGAACACTTCGGGAATTCTTTTTTTAACCGAGAAAGAGGCTTCGCTTGATCAGGAAAGCCCTTGTATTCGCTGCGGAAGATGTATCGGTGTTTGCAGCTGCAGGCTTACTCCCGTGCTTATGGTTGGTGCATTAAAAGCGCATAATTACGATATGGCGGTTCGCTGTGGGCTTTTAGATTGTGTTGAATGCGGCACCTGTTCGTATATTTGCCCTGCACGGGTACAATTGGTGCAATGGATAAAAATCGGTAAGCGTGCCGTTATCGCTGAGCGAAAAAAGCAAAAAGAAAAAGAAGAAGCTAAAAAACGTAAAGAAGCGAAGATGCAAGTTGCTACGGCAGAATCAACGGAAGGAGCAAAATAA
- a CDS encoding MBL fold metallo-hydrolase, which yields MRIHFWGVRGSISAPITPLQIQSKIAAVVQRISEKDIKTQKTREQFIAQLPEWIYGTVGGNTTCVEIETNDGETLIFDAGTGIRELGIDLTRRPDYRKKKHTYHLFFTHFHWDHIQGLPFFIPAFDPRNTIIVYSTRKKAKEFLEEQMKYPYFPISMLGEDGFAAKFEFRYIKPDEPIISIGDVDIGWHRVRHPGGCNAYSITEKNGKKVIFSTDTELREQDFEKNEGNKLFYNNTDLMIIDSQYTVPDSIEKQGWGHSTFSIVIDFAASWGIKQVALFHHEPTYDDKKLFSILRSADLYRQHTQVNELRVFLAQEGRDIIL from the coding sequence ATGCGAATACATTTTTGGGGTGTTCGAGGGTCGATATCCGCCCCGATAACACCCCTACAGATACAATCAAAGATAGCGGCTGTTGTTCAACGTATCTCGGAAAAAGATATAAAAACGCAAAAAACCAGGGAGCAGTTTATTGCGCAGCTTCCCGAATGGATTTACGGCACTGTCGGCGGGAATACTACCTGTGTAGAGATAGAAACCAATGACGGCGAAACACTTATCTTTGATGCCGGTACCGGTATCCGTGAGCTTGGAATTGATCTTACGCGCAGACCCGATTACAGGAAGAAAAAACATACCTACCATCTCTTTTTTACCCATTTTCATTGGGATCATATTCAAGGACTCCCCTTTTTTATCCCCGCTTTTGATCCTCGCAATACTATCATTGTATACAGTACCAGAAAAAAAGCAAAGGAATTTCTTGAAGAACAGATGAAGTATCCGTATTTTCCGATTTCGATGCTCGGAGAAGACGGTTTTGCCGCCAAATTTGAATTTCGGTATATTAAACCGGACGAGCCGATTATTTCGATTGGAGATGTTGATATCGGTTGGCATCGGGTGCGACATCCGGGCGGGTGTAATGCGTACTCGATAACTGAAAAAAACGGGAAGAAAGTTATTTTTTCTACAGATACTGAACTGCGCGAGCAGGATTTTGAAAAAAATGAGGGGAATAAGCTTTTTTACAACAACACCGATTTGATGATTATTGACTCTCAATATACGGTGCCTGATTCAATTGAAAAACAAGGATGGGGACACTCGACCTTTTCTATTGTAATTGATTTTGCGGCAAGCTGGGGAATAAAGCAGGTAGCGCTTTTTCATCATGAGCCGACTTATGATGATAAAAAGCTTTTCAGTATTTTACGGAGTGCCGATTTATATCGCCAGCATACACAGGTTAATGAATTACGAGTTTTTCTTGCACAGGAAGGCAGGGATATTATACTGTGA
- the era gene encoding GTPase Era, producing MRSGIVTIIGRPSAGKSTFLNTACGEKVSIVSDIPQTTRNAVRGSVNTNKGQIVFIDTPGYHASEKKFNKQLQEITCAKLAEADAILYLVDSSKEFGVEEESICALLSTLQNKIVIGLNKVDLPEAKPQLLTVNITNRLSEIPLNRFIQISAEKDQKINELLSCLMTLLPEGEPLYPPDFYTDQDPAFRITEIIREQAILHTREEVPHALYVGIEDLEMKKDGKVLWCRAFIAVDREGQKAMLIGKDAAVIKNIRITAIRTLRKIFPYKIDLDIRVKVDKNWRRKEQLVKNLLKS from the coding sequence ATGCGCAGCGGAATTGTAACTATTATCGGAAGACCCTCCGCAGGAAAGTCAACTTTTTTAAATACTGCCTGCGGAGAAAAGGTTTCCATTGTATCCGATATTCCTCAAACAACGCGTAATGCGGTGCGAGGAAGTGTTAACACAAACAAAGGACAAATTGTATTTATCGATACGCCAGGCTACCACGCTTCGGAAAAAAAATTTAACAAACAGCTGCAAGAAATAACCTGTGCAAAACTTGCTGAAGCCGATGCAATTCTGTATCTTGTAGATTCTTCCAAAGAATTCGGTGTTGAAGAAGAATCTATTTGTGCGCTTCTTTCGACACTGCAAAATAAAATCGTCATCGGATTAAATAAAGTTGATTTACCTGAAGCAAAACCTCAACTTTTAACCGTCAATATTACCAATCGCTTATCGGAAATCCCGCTTAATCGTTTTATTCAAATTTCTGCAGAAAAAGATCAAAAAATTAATGAGCTGCTTAGTTGTTTAATGACCTTACTTCCCGAAGGAGAACCCCTCTATCCGCCCGATTTTTATACGGATCAAGATCCTGCATTTCGCATAACGGAAATTATTCGGGAGCAGGCAATCCTACATACCCGGGAAGAAGTCCCCCACGCGTTATACGTAGGAATTGAAGATCTCGAAATGAAAAAAGACGGGAAAGTGTTATGGTGCAGAGCTTTTATCGCTGTTGATCGAGAAGGACAAAAAGCTATGCTCATCGGCAAAGATGCGGCAGTGATAAAAAATATCCGCATTACCGCAATCAGGACTTTACGAAAAATCTTTCCCTATAAAATAGACCTTGACATTCGAGTAAAAGTTGATAAAAACTGGCGGCGTAAGGAACAGTTGGTAAAAAATTTACTGAAAAGCTGA
- a CDS encoding FMN-binding protein: MKQMIKLALTLAVYSVIACLALAAVNMQTSPRIEAAKKGKIGEALKVIFPDADNFKEVTTELPRQIEASTVGDAYIAEQGEKAIGMTITFSGHTFGDATILVGVDTNRNLKMIKFLELTDSPGLGSLAAEPPFITQFDNKLVDDPFKLGEDIAVISGATITSKAVADMVKAASLFAGNFLAENYGCPKAGEVTPAEKPAEKPVKNTLMPPDRALATIFPNGVFEDISSQFQIESEYGPISSMGAWIVKSWGKVRGIAIQMDDITYTHSTVVVGIDMNGRVLKVCINETKDTDIFAARKLDESLCSPFTGMQVNELFDEGLSQKLTIDAISAATIPVQGLANMVRLAAYYGAGYLAENYGGKAPDPVSAEKLHTLFMNRQ, translated from the coding sequence ATGAAACAGATGATTAAACTTGCTTTGACCCTGGCGGTATATTCGGTTATCGCGTGCCTTGCGCTTGCCGCTGTAAATATGCAAACAAGTCCTCGCATTGAAGCTGCAAAAAAAGGAAAAATCGGCGAAGCTTTAAAAGTGATTTTCCCTGATGCTGATAATTTTAAAGAGGTAACCACAGAGCTGCCTCGTCAGATAGAAGCAAGTACTGTCGGAGATGCGTACATTGCGGAGCAGGGAGAGAAGGCAATCGGTATGACGATCACTTTTAGCGGACATACTTTTGGTGATGCAACTATTTTAGTCGGCGTTGATACCAATCGAAATCTTAAAATGATTAAATTTCTTGAGCTTACCGATTCACCGGGATTGGGAAGCTTAGCTGCTGAGCCTCCTTTTATTACCCAGTTTGATAATAAATTGGTTGATGATCCCTTTAAACTCGGAGAAGATATTGCGGTTATATCCGGGGCAACCATTACGTCTAAAGCGGTTGCCGATATGGTGAAAGCGGCATCTCTTTTTGCCGGTAATTTTTTAGCGGAAAACTACGGTTGTCCGAAGGCGGGTGAAGTAACGCCTGCGGAAAAACCTGCCGAAAAGCCGGTAAAAAACACCCTCATGCCTCCGGACAGAGCGCTTGCGACAATATTTCCTAACGGCGTATTTGAAGATATTTCTTCTCAATTTCAGATCGAAAGTGAGTACGGTCCCATCAGCAGTATGGGCGCATGGATAGTAAAGAGTTGGGGAAAAGTGCGCGGTATAGCTATTCAAATGGATGATATTACCTATACGCATTCGACTGTAGTGGTTGGAATTGATATGAACGGTCGGGTACTCAAAGTTTGTATAAATGAAACAAAAGATACGGATATATTTGCTGCGCGTAAACTTGATGAGTCTTTGTGCAGTCCTTTTACGGGAATGCAGGTAAATGAACTGTTTGATGAAGGATTATCTCAAAAGCTCACTATTGATGCAATAAGTGCGGCTACAATTCCCGTACAAGGCTTGGCAAATATGGTACGGCTTGCGGCGTATTACGGTGCGGGATATTTGGCTGAAAACTATGGCGGCAAAGCACCGGATCCTGTTTCCGCAGAAAAATTGCATACGCTTTTTATGAATCGGCAATAA
- a CDS encoding YkgJ family cysteine cluster protein produces MKRPFWESGLYFSCTRCSACCRFDPGFVYLSETDFTNLLHWSELSEDDFIKKYCRWVEKNDGYEYLCLQEKPNYDCILWNEGCVAYQYRPLQCSAYPFWSSLLVDEDWWNVNATGCPGCNQGAYHAPEEIRAALLKERLQPPIRRKK; encoded by the coding sequence ATGAAAAGGCCTTTTTGGGAAAGCGGTTTGTATTTTTCATGTACACGCTGTTCCGCCTGCTGCCGTTTTGATCCCGGTTTTGTATATCTTTCCGAAACGGATTTTACCAATCTTTTACACTGGTCAGAGCTTTCCGAGGATGATTTTATAAAAAAGTATTGCCGTTGGGTTGAAAAAAACGACGGTTATGAGTATCTTTGTTTACAAGAGAAGCCTAATTATGATTGTATTTTATGGAATGAAGGATGTGTTGCGTATCAATATCGTCCTTTGCAGTGTTCTGCCTATCCTTTTTGGTCTTCGCTGTTAGTCGATGAAGATTGGTGGAATGTAAATGCGACGGGTTGTCCCGGATGTAATCAAGGGGCTTACCATGCTCCCGAAGAAATCCGCGCCGCCTTGCTGAAAGAGCGGCTGCAACCTCCGATTAGGCGTAAAAAATAG
- the mltG gene encoding endolytic transglycosylase MltG, with product MGKKKKYIYLWSAFAGVLFIIVIVLAAFLADSPVITTNADKDEIIFSIEKGAGASAVVHNLKTEGLIRSELFAKIYIKLRKLTLKAGNYRLSANLSTKTILHILDSMQNQALIRITIPEGLTLRKTAELFEEAQIIPAAAFIAAAENTQMLASFGITAKTVEGFLYPDTYMFALDETAEAIVNLMLKTFFAKVRTIPNFPKESEKIFETVILASIIEREYRLASEAPKIAGVFVNRLKIGMGLQSCATIEYIINEIHGKPHPDRLFNRDLEIDSPFNTYKWRGLPPAPIANPGLTALSAAANPETHNFFYFRLEDVKTGSHVFTKTLNEHDRAGALILKKAAGK from the coding sequence ATGGGAAAGAAAAAAAAATACATATATCTGTGGTCTGCATTTGCAGGCGTTCTTTTTATTATCGTTATTGTTCTTGCCGCTTTTCTTGCCGACTCTCCGGTTATTACCACGAACGCAGACAAGGATGAAATAATTTTTAGTATTGAAAAAGGAGCGGGCGCAAGCGCTGTTGTACATAATTTAAAAACCGAAGGGCTTATTCGATCTGAATTATTTGCAAAAATATATATAAAACTGCGTAAGCTAACCTTAAAGGCAGGAAATTATCGGCTTTCCGCAAATCTTTCAACAAAAACTATTTTGCATATACTTGATTCAATGCAAAATCAGGCATTAATCCGGATTACCATCCCCGAAGGCTTAACTTTGAGGAAAACAGCCGAACTTTTTGAAGAAGCGCAAATTATTCCTGCCGCCGCCTTTATTGCCGCCGCGGAAAACACTCAAATGCTTGCCTCTTTCGGAATTACCGCAAAAACCGTCGAAGGCTTTTTATATCCGGATACCTACATGTTTGCCTTGGATGAAACTGCGGAGGCGATTGTGAATCTGATGCTAAAAACATTTTTTGCGAAAGTGCGCACCATACCGAATTTTCCGAAAGAGTCCGAAAAAATTTTTGAAACGGTTATTTTAGCCTCTATCATTGAAAGAGAGTATCGGCTTGCTTCAGAGGCACCGAAAATAGCCGGAGTTTTTGTAAATCGGCTTAAAATCGGCATGGGGTTACAGTCTTGCGCAACAATTGAGTATATTATTAACGAAATCCATGGAAAGCCGCATCCTGACAGGCTTTTTAACAGAGACTTGGAAATTGATTCTCCTTTTAATACGTATAAGTGGCGCGGATTACCGCCTGCACCGATTGCAAATCCCGGTTTAACTGCACTTTCTGCAGCCGCAAATCCAGAAACGCATAATTTTTTCTATTTTCGACTTGAGGATGTAAAAACGGGAAGTCATGTATTTACCAAAACCTTAAATGAACATGACAGAGCAGGCGCGCTTATTTTGAAAAAGGCGGCGGGGAAATAG